Proteins found in one Paenibacillus sp. FSL R10-2782 genomic segment:
- a CDS encoding metal ABC transporter permease has translation MEMLHYDFMQRAFCAGGVIALLASVLGVYLMLRRQALMADMLSHVSLAGVAAGAYLGINPTITGFIVAVIGAIIVEYVRRSYKTYSEISVAIIMVGGLSTAVILMNLNQSINKGFSAYLFGSVVAVNQTELMLMIAVAVIGGIFFFVFRRPLYQITFDEETARTNGLPVKSISFAFSILTGMIVAAAMPIVGVLLVSSLIVLPAALAIRIAPSFAAAIWISMVTALIGVFSGLTASYELSTPPGGTIAMVLLLFLIVGIGIQKLVRKLGKQQASRQKNAARQ, from the coding sequence ATGGAAATGCTGCACTACGACTTCATGCAGCGGGCATTTTGTGCCGGTGGGGTAATTGCACTGCTGGCCTCGGTGCTTGGAGTGTACCTGATGCTGCGGCGTCAGGCTCTGATGGCGGACATGCTATCGCATGTATCGCTGGCAGGGGTGGCAGCGGGTGCCTATCTGGGCATTAATCCGACGATAACCGGTTTTATCGTAGCTGTAATCGGAGCGATTATCGTTGAATACGTCCGCAGGTCTTATAAAACGTACAGCGAGATTTCTGTGGCCATTATTATGGTAGGTGGCCTGTCGACGGCTGTTATTTTAATGAACCTGAATCAGAGTATTAATAAAGGATTTTCCGCTTATTTGTTCGGTTCAGTGGTGGCAGTTAATCAGACAGAGCTGATGTTGATGATCGCAGTGGCTGTGATCGGGGGTATTTTCTTTTTCGTATTCCGACGTCCTTTGTATCAGATTACCTTTGATGAAGAAACGGCGAGGACAAACGGCCTTCCTGTCAAATCCATTTCGTTTGCGTTTAGCATTTTGACAGGGATGATTGTAGCCGCTGCAATGCCGATTGTTGGTGTGTTGCTTGTCTCCTCACTGATTGTGTTACCGGCTGCATTGGCGATTCGAATTGCACCGAGCTTTGCCGCAGCCATCTGGATATCCATGGTGACCGCATTGATCGGGGTATTTTCGGGTTTAACGGCATCGTATGAACTGAGTACACCCCCGGGGGGGACGATTGCCATGGTGCTGTTATTATTCCTGAT